In Brassica napus cultivar Da-Ae chromosome C2, Da-Ae, whole genome shotgun sequence, the sequence AAAGGGTAGAAAAGTGAGGGACCAAGCTAAAACTGCAGGGAGAAGCTATGGAAGCGGCACCTAGGGAACTGGGCCAGAGAGAGTTTCTCTCTCAAGTAATGTATCCTTTAATCTGTTCGagctttattaattaaaaaaacaatacatatGATTATACACACTATTCCGTAAGAGGAAATAACTGAACTTGGCAGGATTGGcgtaaaaaataattgaacaacaaattaaaatatgcgttgaaataaattaaatgatttAGTATATGAAggtaatattttgttatatgtgattgaaacaaaatcaaaacgtTAATTACGAGGACGTGTATTCTCAGTAGTACCAGAGACACCTGACATAACTTTAGCGACGTCACCTGCTGAAGCTTCTGGCTTTTTCTTGCTGTACAATACCATGTAGCCAAGTCCACCAATTACAACAAATCCTACCGCTGCTGCTCTCACCGGGCACATCCCTAACGATCTCCGTTGGCACAACACTTCACTGGACTGCTTCGCTGCTTGTTCTGGTCCCGCCATTTCCCTTTTTAGTATATCTTTGTGTATATAATGTCTTTTCAAAAAAGAGTTTATATATTGTTCTTCTTTATAAGTGACTTTTATTGCTCCAAAgatttctttgaatttttttttttttttttgaaaagtttgtATCTATGTTgtttgtaatttataatttgtacaAAAAGATTTGTTGGTTATTATGGTCGACCGCACTCATAGGACATGCTAAAGACTCGTTCCTTTGCTACCTCTGTATTCTTGATTTATCTATATTTAGcttcataataaattatttaatttcagttaccgaaaaaaaaatttcttaattgcttaagaattttttgttttttgtaaacATGCTTAAGaaattttgacaaaagaaaGTAAGAAACTTTCAGATTCTTTTCAATACTTTCATGCCATAGTACACTGTGGAttacttatttatattataattctaACCATTCATATTGAAAGCATTTTAAACGGTTAAAACCAACTTTAACTAGATATACTTTCAGGATGTGCTTGCATGTGAATATATAATTGTATAGTCACCTTGTcggtaaacttttttttttttcgaaagcAATCGGTATACTTTTATTTAGTTAGAATTAGAAAGGCATTTTTCTTAGGGCTTCTCAAGTATTTAGAATTTCTAGGGTCCCATATATGTTTAAAGCATAGTTTTAGTTAAATTTCTACTAGATTTCAAATACAGCTTCTGtttggaaaacaaaatatttttttaatgcttaTATTATAatccacaaaaaaaatattttcttaaagccACCAGTTTTTTTAACCTATGCAGATCGTGATAATATGGtggaacaatttataaaaaaacaatttgtgcATTTTAACTTTTTACACCATATTTAATATtactttatttcatatattttgtatttgtaaataataattgtaataaattatttaaatacttATGTCTAACTAAATTTTAGTGATTTTAGTATTTTGAAACACTATTATTCCAGTCcacaattcaaaattttttgaCCTGTTGTAAGTAGTATGATAATTATGGTGAACCTTTTATAAAAGAAagcatttatataatatattttcacattttaatttttatgcatTTTCCTCTAATTATTCCTACTTATTCTAACAATAATGAGTCATTTTATACTATTTcaatcaaaattattaataataaaatatgtcattaacaaaatattttatttttttctaaagccCTTATAAAACTTTTCATGTCATCATACTTCTCTATAAAATTGAAGCTTCGTGATCTGTATACTATATTAAGTTTTAGTTTGAGAAATACATTTAAATagcaaaaaaataagtttttgttCCACATTATCATACAACtgcgaaaattaaaaaaaaaaacaattcattgaaaattttatatacatttatctatatatatttattatataatgatataattaattaaacatataaaataaactttaaaacttGAAAAGTAAAatgtcaaaacataaaaataataaatcatgcgagatatatatattatattgaatTTTATGTATTAGGATGTACGGTTTAATATTTATCTAGGGGTTATAGTTATtaataatctaattttttatttaataaatattattttgtgatttttaattttttgctaatttatgataaaacgtttttaaaaaaatcacatctGGCAGAGGATGAAGATAGAGAGACGTTTTGTCATATTTCCTGTTTGTTCATTTATCTATTGTCAGAAGttgacaagaaaataaattgcaaaattTGCAATTCTCAGACAAAGGGTCTATGATCCATCATATCTCTTTGCTGATAACAAACAGTTGGTATGTCAAGTTAATGAAGAGCAAGCTCCGCTTTCAGTGGAAATCTATGGGAAGGCAACATGACATAAAGTAAATGTGGCAAAATCAGCAGTGACCTTCGATGTAAAATTGTTgggtaaatttcaaaaatagctTGGAGCCTAAGTCTCCTTTAACAAGCCGGTTTAGGAAATCAGCTTATTACAATTCTTATATCTAATTACTACAGAAAATATGAGTTATTTATTGCTATATATATTGATGTCGGGTTGTAACATATATAGATTCGAATGTTTAGTTTTGAGCGATTTTCAAAGCATTATCAAAGAGAGATTCATTATACAAAGTTGTGTTGTGTTCAAGGCAAATTCGTGATCAAACACAAACGTGTTTTTGATATCAGAGAAGTCGACGACAAGAGACGCTCGAGACATGGGAGATACAAAACCTCCAACGAAGTCGAAGGAGCTTATGGCATCGTCGGTACTCTGTCCGACGTTAACCGCATCGAACTACATTGTATGGTCAATGAGGATGAAAGTGACTTTACGGGTTCACAAGGTATGCAAAACCATAGATTATGGGTCACCTGAGGCAGAGAAGAACGACGTAGCAATTGCATTAGAGAATCTAATATTACAAGTTGTTAATCTAGATTCGCTTAAAGACATATGGGATGCAATCAAGGCGAGGCACCTTGGAGAAGATCGAGTTAGAGAGACTAGACTACAAACTCTGATGTCTGAATTCGAATATATGAGAATGAAAGATTCGGAAACTATTGATACGTTCGCTGGAAAGATATAAGAATTGGCTTCAAGAGCCGCAGCCCTAGATGAAAATGTTGAAGAATCAAGGATGGTGAAGAAGTTACTTTAGAGTTTGCCGCGGGCCaagtatatataaatcataggaTCACTTGAGCAGGTCCTAAATTTGAACAAAACAGGTCTAGAAGATATAGTAAGATGGCTTAAGGCATATGAGGAGCTTATACTTGATGACGTTAGTAGTCATAATGACACACAAGAGAACAAGTTTACAAAAACAGAGTCTCACAACAATCAAACGAGATGCGAAAGCTCAAGAGGATGAGGAAGAGGACGCAAAAGAGGTTTTTGGGGAAGAGGCCGTAGTAGATTCAATACACATGATcgaaataaagaaaagaaagaaataccTGATCTTGTGTGTTATCATTGTGACAAAACTGGACACTTTGCTTCAGTTTGTCCAGATGGAAAACAGAGACTCAAAGAGTTAAATAAAACTGAAGCAGATGCAGCACTATACATGCATGAGAATGTGTTTGGAAAAAATGTAATGCCAAAGATGTACAAGACGAATAAAGCAGAAGATGGAATGTGGTACTTAGATAACGGTTCTGGCAATCATATGACTGGAGTAAAATCATTCTTCTCAGaattaaatgaaaacataaaaggTAAAGTAAAGTTTGTAGATGGATCTTGTGTAGACATCGATGGAAAAACATCAATCATTTTCTAGGAAAAAACTAGAGAACAAAAACTTTGAACCGATATCTACTACATCCCCGGGTTAAAAAGCAACATCCTAAGTCTAGGACAAGCTACCGAGTATGGCTGTGATGTTAGAATGAGGCTAGACTATCTAGCATTACATGGCTCTAGTGGAAGACTTTTGGTAAAAGTTATGAGATCTCCTAACATATTATACAAGATCAGTCTCAAGATTGGAAAACTAACTTGCCTACATTCGAAGATAGAAGAGGAAACATGGAAGTGGCATGCAAGGCTTggtcatataaaattaaaaaccatcaaaaagaTGTCAACACACGAGATGGTACACGGTCTGCCAAATATAGAGCTCGAGAAGGAGCTATGCGAGACATGTATGGTTGGTAAACAGGCACACAAGGTCTTCCGAAAAGCAACTCAGTTTCGGGTTTCACATGCATTGGAGCTCCTTCATGGAGACTTGTACGGACCGATATCACCTGCTACACCTGCACGAAACAAGTATATCTTTGTAATCCTTGATGACTACACAACATATATGTGGACGGTATTGCTAAAAGAAGAGGGTGAAGCATTTGAAATATTCAAGTGGTTCAAGGCGCATGTAGAGAAAGAGCTTCGGAAGATGATTTTGAACTTATGAACAGACAGAGGTGGAGAGTTCACCTCATTAGAATTCCAAAGTTACTGCAATCAAAATGAAATTAAGCGACACTTAACAGCTCCTTACACTCCACAGCAAAACGGAGTAATGGAAAGAAGAAATCGCACACTAATGGAGATAACTAGGAGTATTCTTAAAGCAATGAAGGTGTCAAAATTCATGTGAGGAGAGGCAATTCGACACTCTACATATCTTATTAACCGTGTTCCCAAAAAGCACTGAAGAATCAAACACCTTACAAATGCTTAAAGAACAAGAAACCAAGCATATGACATCTTATagtgtttggatttttttctcATGAAAAAATCGAGTTTGAGCATCTAAGGAAGATAGACAATCGATCTCAAGCGCTTGTACACCTCGGAATAGAACCAAGATCCAAGGTATACAAACTCTACAACCCCTCAACTAGAAGAATCATTGTAAGTTGTGATGTGATCTTCAGTGAGAATACTAGTTGGGAATTGGAAGGGAGACGGTGGAGACAatccaaatatttttcaaataacgTGGGAGATGTTATTGATGAAGGTCTTGGACCGTATTGGAAATCTTCAAGACGAGAATAATGAATATTCTAATACTTTTGATCCTGTTCAACCTCAGCAAGAACTAGAACAAGaataagaggaagaagaaactgAAGAAGTTGAATTTGTTCAATGTCAACTAATATGATCAGACAGAAGTAAAACGTCGTGAATATCTTAATGACTATGTACTTCTAGCTGACATAGAGTGtgagttttttttctcttatccATCAATGAATAGCCAATGACGTATGAAGAAGCAAAAGACTTTGTTGAATGGACATTGGCGTGTGTTGATGAGATTGATTCGATCAACAAAACCAATACTTGGACCTTGGTTGATAAACCAGGACGAGTGAAAGTGATTGGTCTCATGTGGGTATTTAAAGAAACGCAGATGGTTCCATCAACAAGTTTAATGCAAAATTAGTCACAAAAGGGTGGAATTTATTTCGATGATGCATTCGCACCAGTAGAAcggattgaaacaatcaggctACTAGTAGGTTTAGCAGCATCTCACGGTTGGAAGATTCACCATCTCGATGCCAAAAATTCTTTCTTACACCGTCAGTTAAATGAAGACGTTTATGTGTCTCAACCCAAAGGATTTgaaaacaaggaagaagaacatAAGGTTTTCAAACTCTCGAACGCACTATATGGCTTACGTCAAGCCCCTCGCGCATTGAACACTAAGCTATATCAGATTTTGAAaggtatgaattttaaaacatgtttaaaAGAGATTTATATGTATCGAAAGAAAGAAGGAGAAAACTTCTTATTGTGTCCGTGAATGTCGACACTCTCTTTGTTACTGGTAATACATTGAAGATTATCTAAGAATTTAAAGCTGGAATGTCTTCAAAGTTCGAGATGTCAGACTTTGGGAAGCTTACCTATTATCTTTGCATTGAAGTTGAACAAAGTAATAAGGGAATAAAGATCAAACTTGAAGCTTATACATGATGGATTCTAAAGTATTATGGCCTGGAGACTTGCAATCCCACTCACGTACCAATGTAGTTCGATTTGAAGTTATCTAAAGCTCAAGACGAAGAACCCGAAGTTTATCCTACAATGTATTGAAGAAGAATCTGCTGCCTAAGATATCTTCTACACACTAGACCAGACCTTTCCTTCTCAGTCTTATTAGCCAACTGGTACATGCACAATCCAAAAGAGTCGCACAATGTGGCTTTGAAGAGAATCTTAAGGTACTTACGACAGACAATATCTTACGGGGTGAGTTACAAGCGAGATGGATCAAAGACGATAATTGGCTATAGTGATAGTAGCCATAATGTTGATCCGGATGTTGGACGAAGCATGACTGGCATGTGTTTTACTTTGGTAGCTCGCCACATGGTGTTCTCAGAAGCAAAACACAGTAGCCTTATCCTCATGTGAAGCCGGGTTTATGGCTGCAACCGAAGCAGTAAAGCAAGCAATTTGGCTTCAAGACTTGTTGAGTGAAATCATGGATGAAGCATGCATGAAGTTTCTTATTCGTATAGACGACAATTCTGCCATTGCACTTACAAAGAATCCAGTATTCCATGGTCAAAGCAAACATATTCATCAAAGATACCATTTCATTCGAGAATGTATTGAGAATGGTGAAATCGAGGTTGAACATTTAGCTAGTTAAGATCAATGTGCGGACATACTAACAAAGGCCCTAGCGAGAATCAATTTCACGATGATGAGAAGCCTGATCGGATCAAAACTTCTCTAAAGCTAACTTAAAACTTAAAGGGATGAATGTTGGGTAAACTTCAAAGATAGCTTGGAGCCTAAGTTTCCTTTAACATGTCGGTTTAGGAAATATGCTTATTACAATCCTTATACTATTAGGAGTTATCTAATTACTACAGGAAATATAAGTTTTCTGTTGCTATATATATTGATGTCTAGTGGTGACATTGATATTGATTTAAGTGTACAGTTTTGAGCTATTTTTTAAGCATTAACAAAGAGAGTTATTCTTTATACAAACTTGTGTTGTGTTAGAGACAGATTCATGATCAAACACAAACATGTTttgttcttttaaaaatttccCATGAGTTGAAGGAAAAGATCAAGAGTATCATTGGTATTCAAAAAGGAGGCACATGGAACTATTTGGAACTGCATGAATGTTTCAGTGGGTTAAAACAGAAATGttgagatacatatatatatatgtatgaaagACGGGAAAACCGCATGTGCAATTGGTTTGTTAGGATTAGATATTACTCAAGGTGGTAGCTACGACAATGCCTGTATATGCTATGTAATGCTTTCAAAATTAGCTACGGTAATGTCAGTATATGCCATATCATGCTTTAAAATGACCACGAAATATTGTATGATTTTGACAAAGTCAATGACATATTTCTGGTGGCGTGCATTGGTGCACATAAAGAAGGTACATTAGATGATTTGTACCAAGCTTTGTCTGGAAAAGGAACAAACTGGTTTGGAATTCAAATACATTCACCGGTTCACCCAATCCGTATTGGCAAAACAGGCTTGGAGGATCATCGATCAACCCAAATCTCTATGTGCTCATGTTTTCAAAAGTAGATACTTCCCAAAGAGATAATTCTTTCAAGATAATTCTTTTATGcttaaagaaaataagaagattGCTCTCTGAGATCCGCAGATTTTTTTCTAGATAGTTTATGTGGAAaaagagaaatattttttttttgctagaaATGGATTTATGCAAATGAGATTACAGGAAAAGTGAAAAAACAGATTTTTGGATCTTGGTTCAAGAATTTGGAAAGGAGAAAGAGGTACAGGTAATAGTCCAAAAAAATGTGGAAGTAGCGAGTGGAGTCCTCCACCGTTATCATGACTCAAGTGCAGCATTGGCACCGAGAGGAATTCACAATTACAAATAGGAGGAGGCTTGTGGGTTGTTCGGGATCACATGGGAGACGTTTTTCTGCATAGCAGACAAATATTTCCAGCAAATTCAAGGCATGATGCTAAATTCGAAACACTATTGTGGACAATACGAGGTGTGACAAGTCATAAACTTCATCGGGTCATTTTTGCCATTGAAGATCATTGTCTAGTAGGCATTGTCACCAAACCTATCAAATGGCATGCTTACAAGTTCCTAAATTCAGAACCTATTATGGCAAACTGAGTTATGTACATATTTCATCTCTAATTTCAATCATCTCGTATGcttaaagaaaataagaaggTTGCCTCCCGAAAACCACATAATTTTTTTCTGGGAGTTTTTTGTGGAAAAACAGAAATAGTATTTGCTTTGATAGAAATGGCTTTTTGGAAAATGAGATTGCGggaaaaacgaaaaaaaaaagtagacttCTGGATCTTTGCTCAAGAATTTGAAACACATGAAGAGGTATAAATAACAATCCAAAACCACTGTGGAAATAGCAAGTGGAGTCCTCCACCTGTATCATGAATGGGAAGAGGATTTCGTAGATGGTTAGGGATCACATGGGGGAAGTTCTTTTTCATAGCAGACAAATGTTTCCAGCAATGACTTCGTAAAGCTGTTGTGGACAATACAAGGTGTGGCAAGGCATAAACTTAATCGGGTTATTTTTGCCATTGAAGACCATTGCCTAGTAGGCATTGTGACCAAACCACATTGTCACCAAACCTATCAAATAGCATATTACAACTTACAAGTTCTAAACTTCAGAACTACTTTTGGCATTGAAGGATATTGAATGGTGGAGGATTGTTTTGGAAAAGAAAGCATCCAATTGAGGGTCTTCTCATCTCTCAAAATGTAACTAAGAAAGGTAGAACTTAGTCACATGCCACTGATTGAAACACATTTTTGATGGTAAGAAAGTCTATCCTTCTATGAGTATGCTACATGATATGTAACTTGGTTGTATTGAAGTAGATTGTCTGTGTCAGTTTTGCATTCTCAGCAGACCAATGTTTTTGTGATTTAATGCTTTATGTGGGTGGCTTTAGAATTTCAGGTCTATGATCGCGGGTCTTTGATGTTTGTAAGTGCATGCAATCATTGTGTGTCAAGAATGCTTGTAAGGATCTGATTTTCAACTTACAAAaaacagatgacaaaaaaaactcaatgaAGTTTGCGATGCAATTTGAATGATCCGAAAATCAATCTTCTACAAGCGAAGAAGCCCAAAGACTTGCAAAAATCGATGCTTCTGAACAATTGCACAAACGATGAGCACAAGCAAGAGTGGGAAATGAAGAAATATAATTATCGACAAAGGAATTAAACTAAAGAAATTCGCAAACTCAAACAAACAGCTTACCAACTTGGCAGTATTTCACCAAACTCAAATAATAACACTATGCAAGAAAGTATTCATTACTTATTATCAGCCTCaaatttatgatataaaaaagatgaaataaaataataataataataataataataataataataataataataataataatgatatatatgtgaatgatttataatatatgGATACATTTTTTGTTCTTCGGAACTTAAAATCGAGGCTGGGCAATTTCTTAGCAGAAGCCTCTTTCTTAGGAGGTCTTGCGTATGGATCGATCAGATTATGTAGCTACTTGGCTTTGTAGTTCTGTGACCGCCCCACTTCCTTCTAAAGCTCGGCCAAACGCTTCTCCTCATCCTCAAAATCCGGATTTGCAGTCCCAAGCTTCTCCTCTCCCAGCTTCCGAAGCTGCTCTAGTATCTCAATCGCATCTTCTATCCTGAAAAATTACAAACTTATCATAAATATTTGAACCAGTTTCAAATCAGAGAGATTTCATAAGACGTTATTATTACCTTTCCATGGCGTAGTAAGTAGCAGCAAGGTTGCTGTAAACACCAAGAGTGTCCTGATCGCAAGGACCACATTCTTGTTCGAGAATCTCTCTTGCTTCTTCAAAAAGTTCACCAGCTTCATCGATCTTGAAAAGCTGAACGTATTCCAGTCCCATCTGGTTTAATACAACTCCGAACAAGGCAGATTTCTCACCAGCTGAATGCAGCTTTGTCACAGCGCTCTCAAACGCGTTCCTTGTGTCCTCATACCTCCCCAACGTGTAATACATTACTCCCATCCGTGCCTCTAACCATGCAAGTCATTTACATAGAAAGCAAAACTAATATAACAAAAGCTATATGTAGATAAGATTTGATCATCTCATGCCAATATACATGCTATGACTCAAGACTTCTATTCTTATATTGTCTGATCACAATCTACTTGCGCATAAAAAATCCTCAGAGCATTCAGATCCATTATCTCTAGGATTATTCTAGAAGAACATATATGgctttaatcaatttttttacctGCAAATGCACTCTACTGTCATGGTTTATCCTCAAGCTATTTCATTGACTTCTTAAGCAGCTTCAATGCTTTCTCAGTTTCATCCACAGACTCATAAGTAACAAAGATCTCGGTTAACCCACCAGCAATCTCCTCCACAGTTCTTCAGGCACCGGCTTATTGTATATCCTCAATGCGTTCTCACAATAAGACTTGGACTCACGAAGTTTCCCTGTCCTAAACTAAAGCTTAGCCAATCTGACAAACAATGACGCTACCGTAGGATGAGTCTCTCCCTTAGAGGACTTGAACATAGTGAGAGCATGCTTGTATGAAAACACAGATTTATCAAACCGGCAAAGCGACATGTACATGTTCCCAATGCTGACATCGATTGATGCAACCTCAGATTCTTTCCTGCTAGCAATCATGGCCATACTGGCAAGCACAAGGTGCTCGAGGGCATTCTCGAAGTTTCTTTTAGCCTCACAGATGATTGCCATCAGCCTCATATCGGCCGGTTCCTCGAGCGAGGCAGGTTCACTATGCGCACACTGGATCTCTAGAGTCTTCTTGCACAAGTCTTCTGCTTTATTGAACTGCATTTCTTAAACATAAGCTTCTGCTTTATTGAACTGCATTTCTTAAACATAAGCTTCTGCtaagtgttggggtcaaaaacggttacgacggaattaccacccgaaaatcctcggagatcgtatttccgaaagagataataaaaaggaagatgtaactttcgtaaaatataaccaa encodes:
- the LOC106393405 gene encoding protein KINESIN LIGHT CHAIN-RELATED 1-like — translated: MGVMYYTLGRYEDTRNAFESAVTKLHSAGEKSALFGVVLNQMGLEYVQLFKIDEAGELFEEAREILEQECGPCDQDTLGVYSNLAATYYAMERIEDAIEILEQLRKLGEEKLGTANPDFEDEEKRLAEL